The following coding sequences lie in one Chelatococcus sp. YT9 genomic window:
- a CDS encoding IclR family transcriptional regulator — MSSLDNALRILSLLNAQSPVLRVGEVARQVGLPKTSVSRLLKAMGESGLLERESGSFGYIAGPRALVLGELYLAQHGLLAVMERVSDKLTDEFGFVGYISKLEKDGLFIVRRKHGSYPLRLIRDVGQHAPAFQTASGRALLAHLPEARALELVAADPVWMGRSDEVRRILAEIRERGVSLAISTGTPGVAATAAAVSHANQGEMFAFSISYPIAATNEAMRLEMARRVWEEAQALGRSYGDPLWVRQSAGPPDFSRAVRLAEEQSGEVRTLAGAE; from the coding sequence ATGAGTTCACTGGACAACGCGTTACGCATTCTCTCGCTACTGAATGCCCAGAGCCCTGTTCTGAGAGTGGGGGAGGTCGCCCGGCAGGTTGGCCTGCCCAAGACTTCCGTCTCACGGCTTCTCAAGGCGATGGGTGAGAGCGGACTGCTGGAGCGGGAAAGCGGAAGCTTTGGCTATATCGCTGGCCCTCGGGCGCTCGTGCTGGGGGAGCTTTATCTGGCGCAGCATGGCCTCTTGGCCGTAATGGAGCGCGTGTCCGACAAGCTGACAGATGAATTCGGCTTTGTCGGCTACATCAGCAAGCTTGAAAAAGATGGGTTATTCATAGTCCGCCGCAAGCATGGCAGCTATCCGTTGCGGCTCATTCGCGATGTGGGGCAGCATGCGCCCGCGTTCCAGACCGCCAGCGGCCGTGCACTACTTGCCCACCTACCAGAGGCAAGGGCGCTTGAACTGGTTGCGGCAGACCCTGTGTGGATGGGGCGCTCCGACGAGGTCCGCCGGATTCTTGCCGAAATCCGCGAACGCGGAGTGAGCCTTGCAATCAGCACCGGGACGCCAGGGGTCGCTGCGACCGCCGCCGCAGTCAGCCATGCAAACCAAGGGGAGATGTTTGCTTTCTCCATCTCCTATCCGATCGCAGCGACCAATGAGGCCATGCGGCTGGAGATGGCGCGCCGGGTCTGGGAAGAGGCCCAGGCCCTCGGGCGCAGTTACGGGGACCCATTGTGGGTGAGGCAAAGCGCAGGCCCGCCGGATTTCAGCCGGGCAGTGCGCTTGGCAGAGGAGCAATCCGGCGAAGTCCGGACCCTCGCGGGAGCCGAATGA
- a CDS encoding extracellular solute-binding protein produces MTNSKFSRRGVLQGAGAFAAAGTIGGFGTTPASAAKDLRVLMAGGTWGEWVNKTFADPFAKARGIEFVWKHGIGQEPIVMAQRVRPQWDLSHSSQTKAGQLVAMGLYRPWTADRIPNIEKVHPSFRYEQLVGKCHTPYGLCVNTKRITRPIDSWLDMWDPAFKGKVAFPAWNWQGEEVFHAINIALGGSVENIEPGIAKFKTLFKDNQCKIINNVEHTKQLLTADEIWIAPYFGARTEQAAAAGAPVEFVIPKEGGLSWIWNMALVANRPKDSLELADAFMNTTLEAEAQIAFARLTGYPPTNMEAMRNLPPDLKKLELSESDVELLGKLQRNTDYMAMFAFRDQYVERWNKEVLQAA; encoded by the coding sequence ATGACAAACAGCAAGTTTTCACGGCGTGGTGTTCTTCAGGGCGCGGGCGCTTTTGCGGCTGCTGGCACGATCGGTGGGTTCGGAACGACGCCAGCCAGCGCCGCAAAAGACCTCCGCGTGCTCATGGCTGGCGGCACATGGGGCGAGTGGGTCAACAAGACCTTCGCCGATCCCTTCGCGAAAGCGAGGGGCATCGAGTTCGTGTGGAAACATGGGATAGGCCAGGAGCCGATCGTCATGGCCCAGCGCGTTCGGCCTCAATGGGATCTCAGCCATTCCAGCCAGACCAAAGCCGGCCAACTGGTGGCCATGGGTCTCTACCGCCCGTGGACGGCGGACCGTATCCCCAATATCGAGAAAGTGCATCCTTCGTTCCGCTATGAGCAGCTCGTCGGCAAGTGCCACACGCCCTACGGGCTTTGCGTCAATACCAAGAGAATTACGAGGCCTATCGATTCCTGGCTCGACATGTGGGATCCCGCCTTCAAGGGGAAGGTGGCTTTTCCCGCTTGGAATTGGCAGGGCGAGGAAGTGTTCCATGCCATCAACATCGCCCTTGGCGGCTCCGTCGAGAATATCGAACCGGGCATTGCCAAGTTCAAGACACTGTTCAAAGACAACCAGTGCAAGATCATCAATAATGTCGAGCACACCAAGCAGTTATTGACGGCGGACGAAATTTGGATCGCTCCATACTTCGGCGCGCGGACCGAACAAGCGGCGGCGGCAGGCGCACCGGTCGAATTCGTGATCCCGAAAGAGGGCGGGCTGTCCTGGATCTGGAACATGGCGCTTGTCGCCAACCGCCCGAAGGATAGCCTCGAGCTTGCCGACGCATTCATGAACACGACGCTCGAAGCGGAAGCGCAAATCGCGTTTGCGCGGCTGACCGGCTACCCGCCGACGAACATGGAAGCGATGCGGAATCTACCCCCGGATCTCAAAAAACTCGAGCTCAGCGAAAGCGACGTGGAGCTTCTTGGAAAGCTGCAGCGCAATACTGACTACATGGCGATGTTTGCCTTCCGTGACCAATACGTCGAGCGCTGGAACAAGGAAGTGCTACAAGCGGCATAG
- a CDS encoding hydantoinase/oxoprolinase family protein: protein MLRIGVDIGGTFTDFAIWKDEGDGYVDIGSHKAPTSRPNFADAVKQGVQDLVARYGVAYDSPILVVHGTTVSTNAVIERSEPPIALITTKGYRDLLGIARLRLDKPVDLFNRRTTPLVPRENVFAISERILSDGSEDAPLDEMELITAVETAVSRGLNTMGVCFLHAHRNPAHEKQALELIRDRFPDVEVMASHEVWPQQSEYERAMLTLLNVYVKRLMEGYLKDIDDFLGENYPNAKLYITKSNGGIMSAAEARELPIHTLLSGPAAGVTAAQTLGRYLGVDRILTFDMGGTSADVSLVDGGRPMITAQAEVGDFPLMMPVTAVEAIGAGGGSIVWLDGGVLKVGPRSAGSMPGPACYGLGGTAPTLSDAYLITNYLSPKGLLGGRVALDRALAEKAFAPVAEALGTDVVSAAESAIDVATSNMLAKISPFLARLGVGASDLTLMIFGGAGGVHGPILASEINIGRMVVPRLPSVFCAFGGLVSDLVHDAVRAVQGQPLTRADVFSIFAVLAEEGRDWLKRQSHEGQVKETEFMHLADMRYTAQSFTLSIDLSAVVSAGDGLDAIVAAFHAEHERLFGHANPEAPVSIDTLRVRTVGRQAKPGAAVLAGAGTEPQAVERRRVRSGGRWLEDVPVYAWSDLSPHWAGAGPAIIQQDLATILVPPGYAAQVGALGDLELVKD from the coding sequence ATGCTGAGAATTGGCGTCGATATTGGTGGCACGTTTACCGATTTTGCCATCTGGAAGGATGAGGGGGACGGATATGTCGATATCGGCAGCCATAAGGCTCCAACGTCCCGCCCGAATTTCGCCGACGCGGTGAAGCAGGGTGTCCAGGATCTCGTTGCGCGATATGGCGTGGCCTATGACAGTCCGATCCTCGTGGTTCACGGCACGACCGTCAGTACGAATGCTGTCATCGAGCGGTCAGAGCCGCCGATCGCGCTCATAACGACGAAGGGCTATCGGGATCTGCTGGGCATTGCGCGCCTGCGGCTCGACAAGCCCGTCGATCTGTTCAATCGGCGCACAACTCCGCTTGTCCCTCGGGAGAATGTATTTGCGATATCGGAACGAATACTTTCCGATGGATCCGAAGACGCGCCGCTGGACGAGATGGAACTCATCACGGCCGTGGAGACGGCTGTCTCGCGCGGCCTCAACACCATGGGGGTGTGCTTCCTGCATGCCCACCGCAACCCCGCCCATGAAAAGCAAGCCCTCGAGCTGATCCGCGACCGCTTTCCGGATGTCGAGGTCATGGCCTCACACGAGGTCTGGCCACAGCAATCCGAATATGAACGGGCGATGCTCACGCTGCTCAATGTCTATGTGAAGCGCCTCATGGAGGGATATCTCAAGGATATTGACGATTTTCTTGGGGAAAACTATCCAAACGCTAAGCTTTACATTACGAAGTCCAACGGCGGCATCATGTCAGCAGCGGAGGCGCGCGAGCTGCCGATCCATACGCTCCTGTCAGGCCCTGCGGCCGGCGTAACGGCCGCGCAAACGCTCGGGCGGTACCTCGGAGTCGATCGCATCCTGACATTCGACATGGGGGGCACCTCGGCGGATGTCTCTCTGGTAGACGGCGGGCGGCCCATGATCACGGCGCAGGCTGAGGTCGGGGACTTCCCGCTGATGATGCCGGTCACCGCCGTCGAGGCGATCGGCGCCGGCGGTGGCTCCATCGTATGGCTGGACGGCGGCGTGCTGAAGGTGGGGCCCCGCAGCGCCGGCTCCATGCCAGGGCCAGCCTGCTACGGTCTCGGCGGCACAGCGCCCACGTTGTCGGACGCTTATCTCATCACCAATTACCTCTCGCCGAAGGGACTCCTCGGCGGCCGCGTAGCGCTTGACCGCGCCTTGGCGGAGAAGGCTTTCGCACCGGTCGCGGAGGCGCTTGGCACCGATGTGGTGTCGGCAGCTGAAAGCGCGATCGATGTCGCAACCTCGAACATGCTCGCGAAGATCTCTCCATTCCTCGCCCGGCTGGGTGTCGGCGCTTCAGACTTGACGTTGATGATCTTCGGAGGTGCCGGTGGAGTACACGGGCCAATCCTCGCCAGCGAGATCAATATCGGCCGGATGGTGGTCCCGCGCCTGCCTTCCGTATTCTGTGCCTTCGGCGGCCTCGTGTCGGATCTCGTGCATGATGCGGTGCGTGCCGTACAGGGCCAGCCGCTCACACGCGCCGATGTCTTCAGCATTTTCGCAGTGCTGGCCGAGGAAGGGCGCGACTGGCTGAAGCGTCAAAGCCACGAGGGGCAGGTCAAGGAAACGGAATTCATGCATCTCGCCGATATGCGCTATACGGCGCAGTCTTTCACATTGTCGATCGACCTGTCGGCGGTCGTGTCGGCCGGGGATGGGCTTGACGCCATTGTCGCGGCATTCCACGCCGAACACGAGCGTCTGTTCGGCCATGCCAATCCTGAGGCACCTGTGAGCATCGATACGTTGCGCGTACGCACCGTTGGGCGACAGGCCAAGCCGGGGGCGGCCGTGCTGGCGGGCGCGGGGACGGAACCGCAGGCCGTCGAGCGTCGGCGCGTCAGATCGGGAGGGCGCTGGCTTGAGGATGTGCCGGTCTACGCCTGGAGTGACCTGTCACCCCACTGGGCGGGGGCTGGGCCCGCGATCATCCAGCAGGATCTCGCCACCATCCTCGTCCCTCCTGGCTACGCCGCCCAAGTCGGCGCGCTTGGCGACCTCGAACTCGTGAAGGACTGA
- a CDS encoding ABC transporter ATP-binding protein, whose product MPVLQLESIIKCYGSVTALGPVDVEVHKGELLTLLGPSGCGKTTTLHIIAGLTQPTEGRLLLGGRDITRLAPPYRDIGLVFQNYALFPHRTIAENIAFGLRMRKVPKADITRRVRTMLDVVGLPNVEDRYPHQLSGGQRQRVALARALVIEPPILLLDEPLSNLDALLRKRMRLELRDIQQRLGMTTVFVTHDQDEAFEMSDRVILMNAGGIEQVGSPEDLYDAPSTRFAAEFIGEASLMEGEVAGIDGDQVVVAVDELHVAARAVRPGLKRGGRAVLMIRPERVELAEPDTPGTIALRVAKRVFQGDRILFDLRTGQGQSLHCSAPNLERFRTIETGVPVHANLNECRAIPVDAP is encoded by the coding sequence ATGCCTGTCCTCCAGCTCGAGAGTATCATCAAATGCTACGGCTCCGTCACCGCGCTTGGGCCCGTCGATGTCGAGGTGCACAAAGGTGAACTCCTCACGCTGCTTGGGCCGTCCGGCTGTGGCAAGACGACGACGCTCCATATCATCGCAGGGCTGACCCAGCCGACCGAGGGGCGCCTTCTACTGGGCGGGCGCGATATCACGCGTCTCGCGCCGCCCTACCGCGATATCGGGCTCGTTTTCCAGAACTATGCACTGTTCCCGCACAGGACGATCGCGGAGAACATCGCCTTCGGGCTGCGCATGCGTAAAGTACCGAAAGCCGACATCACGCGGCGGGTGCGCACGATGCTCGACGTGGTCGGCTTGCCGAATGTCGAAGACCGTTATCCTCATCAACTATCCGGCGGTCAGCGTCAGCGCGTCGCGTTGGCCCGCGCCCTGGTGATCGAGCCGCCGATCCTGCTTCTCGATGAGCCGCTGTCCAATCTCGACGCTCTTTTACGAAAGCGGATGCGCCTCGAACTCCGCGATATCCAGCAGCGTCTCGGTATGACGACGGTGTTCGTGACCCACGACCAGGACGAAGCCTTTGAAATGTCGGATCGCGTCATCCTGATGAATGCGGGCGGCATCGAACAGGTTGGATCACCTGAGGACCTTTATGACGCGCCGTCTACACGTTTCGCGGCCGAGTTCATCGGCGAGGCGAGCCTCATGGAAGGCGAAGTGGCCGGCATTGATGGTGACCAGGTCGTGGTCGCGGTCGATGAATTGCATGTCGCTGCCAGAGCCGTGCGGCCTGGCCTTAAGCGGGGCGGCAGAGCGGTACTGATGATCCGTCCAGAGCGGGTCGAACTTGCTGAGCCGGACACGCCGGGCACAATTGCGCTGCGGGTTGCGAAGCGCGTGTTCCAGGGGGACCGCATCCTGTTTGATCTGCGCACCGGTCAGGGGCAGTCGCTCCATTGCTCCGCTCCCAACCTCGAGCGCTTTCGCACGATCGAAACGGGCGTTCCCGTGCATGCGAACCTGAACGAATGCCGCGCCATCCCGGTCGACGCGCCATGA
- a CDS encoding malonic semialdehyde reductase, translating into MPRLNDDALDQLFLTARTANKWQDKPVGEDVIHALYDLLKFGPTSANCSPARFLFVHTPEGKKRLSPAMSSGNHDKTMAAPVNVIVAYDPRFADELPFLFPHQDARPWFAAPQVAHETAFRNGSLQGAYLIMAARSLGLDCGPMSGFDAAKVEAEFFAENGWKANFMVNLGYADPSGTMERLPRLPFDKACATV; encoded by the coding sequence ATGCCGCGCTTGAATGACGATGCTCTCGACCAACTGTTCCTTACCGCGCGCACGGCGAACAAATGGCAGGACAAGCCAGTTGGGGAGGACGTCATCCACGCTCTCTACGATCTCCTGAAGTTCGGACCGACTTCAGCCAATTGTAGCCCAGCGCGCTTTCTCTTCGTCCACACGCCCGAAGGCAAGAAGCGCTTGAGCCCGGCCATGTCATCCGGCAATCACGACAAGACCATGGCTGCGCCCGTCAATGTCATCGTTGCTTATGATCCTCGTTTCGCCGATGAGTTGCCGTTCCTGTTCCCCCATCAGGACGCGCGGCCCTGGTTCGCCGCTCCGCAGGTCGCCCATGAAACCGCGTTCCGCAATGGTAGCCTGCAGGGCGCCTACCTGATTATGGCGGCGCGCTCGCTGGGCCTTGATTGTGGGCCGATGAGCGGCTTCGACGCGGCCAAGGTCGAGGCCGAGTTCTTCGCGGAAAACGGCTGGAAAGCCAATTTCATGGTCAATCTCGGCTATGCCGACCCATCGGGCACCATGGAGCGCCTGCCACGTCTGCCTTTCGATAAAGCCTGCGCGACGGTGTGA
- a CDS encoding anti-sigma factor, with protein sequence MSGSQAPIGEDDLQSFVDGRLGGERRAVVEDYLEANPDIRARVFLEQQHRNVLRGALQAKFAEPVPARLRVAAIRTARRQLWQRRAAGAAAALVLLAVGGVGGWLARGQSTALAPGTTAVTRDAVAAYRTFVVEVAHPVEVGAAQEAHLIRWLSKRLGRPLKAPDLSRFGFHLMGGRLLSADAGAAAQLMYETSGGRRLTVYVQATPGVETAFRFRQDGDAATFAWLDQGYGFAVTANSNRSELLPIAEVVYQSLDGEVLQR encoded by the coding sequence ATGAGCGGCTCGCAAGCGCCCATTGGAGAGGACGACCTGCAGTCGTTTGTCGACGGGCGCCTCGGCGGTGAGAGGCGGGCGGTTGTCGAAGACTATCTGGAAGCCAATCCGGATATCAGGGCGCGCGTGTTCCTGGAACAGCAGCACCGAAATGTCCTGCGTGGCGCCTTGCAGGCAAAATTTGCCGAACCCGTCCCGGCAAGGCTGCGCGTCGCTGCTATCCGCACAGCGCGGCGCCAGCTTTGGCAGCGGCGAGCGGCCGGCGCGGCAGCTGCTCTTGTCTTGTTAGCCGTCGGTGGTGTCGGGGGCTGGCTCGCGCGAGGACAGAGCACGGCCCTCGCGCCTGGCACCACCGCCGTCACGCGCGACGCTGTCGCTGCCTATCGCACCTTCGTCGTCGAGGTCGCGCATCCGGTGGAGGTGGGTGCCGCTCAGGAAGCCCATCTCATCCGCTGGCTCTCGAAACGCCTTGGCCGCCCGCTGAAGGCCCCGGATCTGAGCCGGTTCGGCTTTCATTTGATGGGGGGAAGGCTCTTGTCCGCCGACGCCGGCGCCGCCGCCCAGCTGATGTATGAGACGAGCGGCGGACGCAGGTTGACGGTGTATGTGCAGGCGACCCCGGGCGTCGAGACCGCGTTTCGTTTCCGGCAGGACGGAGACGCCGCGACTTTCGCATGGCTCGACCAGGGCTACGGCTTTGCGGTAACTGCGAACTCCAACAGAAGCGAATTGCTGCCGATTGCGGAGGTCGTCTATCAAAGCCTCGACGGCGAGGTGCTGCAGCGATAA
- a CDS encoding hydantoinase B/oxoprolinase family protein: MDPVQTEIMKNRFTAIAEEAATVAYRTAHTTFVKQTQDFQVAVARISGEFFAYPMLTGVVSGSGQTISGLTQHFPEEELAPGDVLISNDPFSTWGLVTHMMDIHLARPIFVNGKLACFAWSFVHASDIGGAVPGSISPDLFECFQEGLRLRPTKLVKAGVINQDVVNILKDNSRIGDAVWGDLEALMAAMRLLDLRINELCDKVGIEAFHRGVEDVMTHTEIKARRVISALKDGTYTFTDYIEGDDSGAAVHIHCRLTVRGDEAEVDYSGSSPQVHAAFNFATGSRTHPFLCLGLTNYIQTVEPDIPINGGIMRPIKAYAPPGTVMNAEYPAAMGNRFVAVMRTYDALIGCLNQALPNGIAACGAGQAGIISSAWVDPASGRNRVAVVEPFSGGSGGRVRADGVDANDTMIGYLKSTPIEHVEVETPLIVRRHELVPSSFGHGCYRGGAAVAIELESRAPEVTITVRGLDRFRFQPWGVFGGTAGGNSVTTLNPETAPERIGRIKVLRLREKDLLQMISSSGGGFGPPIDRTPDAVLRDVLDEMLTAEEAEAIYGVVIAGRQIDRERTAALRAGIERGSSRFSVQHGPSRRAFEAEWPVDASVALANAALATPPGLRRFIMGKSRAALEDAPKPITPAIVMEAVKRAAGPLD, from the coding sequence ATGGATCCCGTCCAGACGGAAATCATGAAGAACCGTTTCACGGCGATCGCGGAGGAAGCTGCCACGGTTGCCTATCGCACGGCACACACGACCTTCGTGAAGCAGACGCAAGACTTCCAGGTTGCGGTAGCCCGCATCTCAGGCGAATTCTTTGCCTATCCCATGTTGACAGGCGTGGTTTCCGGAAGCGGTCAGACGATTTCCGGGCTGACACAGCACTTCCCCGAGGAAGAGCTTGCGCCGGGTGACGTGCTCATCTCGAACGACCCCTTCAGTACCTGGGGCCTCGTCACGCATATGATGGATATCCATCTCGCGCGGCCGATCTTTGTGAACGGCAAGCTTGCCTGTTTTGCCTGGTCTTTCGTGCACGCGTCCGATATCGGCGGCGCTGTTCCTGGAAGTATTTCTCCTGATCTCTTCGAATGTTTTCAGGAAGGCTTGCGTCTTCGGCCAACGAAGCTGGTCAAGGCCGGTGTTATCAACCAGGATGTCGTTAATATCCTGAAGGATAATTCGCGCATCGGGGATGCCGTCTGGGGCGATCTCGAAGCGCTGATGGCGGCCATGCGCCTTCTCGATCTCCGCATCAACGAGCTCTGCGACAAAGTCGGCATTGAGGCGTTCCATCGCGGCGTCGAAGATGTGATGACTCATACGGAAATAAAAGCGCGACGGGTTATCAGCGCCTTGAAGGATGGCACCTACACCTTCACGGACTATATCGAAGGGGACGACTCGGGGGCGGCTGTTCACATCCACTGCCGTCTCACCGTCCGGGGCGATGAGGCGGAGGTGGACTATTCCGGCTCGTCGCCACAAGTGCATGCCGCCTTCAATTTTGCGACTGGCAGCCGCACGCATCCGTTCCTTTGCCTCGGTCTCACCAACTACATCCAGACGGTGGAGCCTGATATCCCGATCAACGGCGGCATCATGCGACCGATCAAGGCTTACGCTCCCCCGGGAACGGTGATGAACGCCGAATATCCGGCTGCCATGGGCAACCGCTTCGTCGCTGTCATGCGAACCTATGACGCGCTGATCGGTTGTCTCAACCAAGCCTTGCCGAACGGCATCGCGGCTTGCGGTGCCGGGCAGGCCGGCATCATTTCGTCCGCATGGGTCGATCCGGCATCCGGGCGCAACCGGGTTGCCGTCGTAGAGCCTTTTTCCGGTGGCTCGGGCGGGCGCGTTCGAGCAGATGGCGTCGATGCGAACGACACAATGATCGGCTATCTCAAGAGCACGCCTATCGAACATGTCGAGGTAGAGACGCCCCTCATCGTGCGCCGTCATGAACTCGTGCCCTCGAGCTTCGGCCACGGTTGTTATCGGGGCGGCGCGGCTGTCGCAATTGAGCTGGAAAGCCGGGCTCCGGAAGTTACCATCACAGTGCGTGGACTTGACCGCTTCCGCTTTCAGCCCTGGGGCGTTTTCGGCGGCACCGCAGGCGGCAACAGCGTCACGACCCTCAATCCCGAGACGGCTCCCGAGCGGATCGGCCGCATCAAGGTCCTCCGTCTTCGTGAGAAGGACCTTCTGCAGATGATTTCGTCGTCGGGCGGCGGCTTCGGGCCGCCGATCGACCGGACGCCAGACGCGGTGTTGCGCGATGTGCTGGACGAAATGCTGACTGCGGAGGAGGCCGAAGCAATCTATGGAGTCGTCATCGCCGGCCGGCAGATCGACCGGGAGCGGACAGCGGCGCTCCGTGCCGGGATCGAACGCGGATCGTCGCGTTTCAGTGTGCAGCATGGCCCGAGCCGCCGCGCCTTCGAAGCGGAATGGCCTGTCGATGCCAGCGTAGCCCTCGCAAACGCAGCGCTGGCGACGCCGCCGGGCCTGCGACGCTTTATCATGGGCAAGAGCCGCGCTGCGCTTGAAGACGCGCCAAAACCGATTACGCCGGCCATAGTCATGGAAGCCGTCAAACGTGCTGCCGGACCGCTGGACTGA
- a CDS encoding sigma-70 family RNA polymerase sigma factor, with protein MDDVAALLEPQIPALRRYAYALVRNHDLADDLVQDCLERAVARWYLRRRDGDLKAWLFTILRNLYISDFRQRRRRGTEVDIDDVALSVHPAQDAGLETQDVLTALDRLPEEHRAILLLVGVEDLSYEETAVVLGIPRGTVMSRLARARQNLRALMDRGGGTWLRRVK; from the coding sequence TTGGATGACGTTGCCGCTCTCCTGGAACCCCAGATACCGGCCTTGCGCCGCTACGCCTACGCGCTTGTGCGCAATCACGACCTTGCGGACGATCTCGTTCAGGACTGCCTGGAACGGGCTGTCGCACGCTGGTATCTGCGCCGCCGCGATGGTGACCTGAAAGCCTGGCTGTTTACGATCCTGCGCAATCTTTACATCAGCGATTTCCGCCAGAGGCGCAGACGTGGCACCGAAGTTGACATCGATGATGTCGCGCTGAGCGTCCATCCCGCCCAGGACGCAGGCCTTGAGACACAGGATGTGCTGACAGCGCTCGACCGGCTCCCGGAGGAGCACAGGGCGATACTGCTGCTCGTCGGCGTCGAAGATCTTTCCTATGAGGAGACCGCGGTTGTTCTTGGCATCCCGCGCGGCACGGTGATGTCGCGCCTGGCAAGGGCGCGTCAAAACCTGCGCGCATTGATGGACAGAGGTGGTGGGACGTGGCTCCGGAGGGTGAAATGA
- a CDS encoding MgtC/SapB family protein, which yields MQFIETFNLTALLDTFISLLGAFILGTLIGVERQYRQRSAGLRTNVLVAVGAAAFVDLALLIAGTEGAARVISYVVSGVGFLGAGVIMKEGGNVRGLNTAATLWASAAVGACAGADRLAEAGLVTLFILAGNTLLHPLVNAINRLPIDEGSSEANYEVRVLAETHLAPDIRERITEVLKKAKYPVADIEMEPSTDDRTQIVATLVSTTVDAQELNTAVSSIRRLAGVRRVSWEVSTLDV from the coding sequence ATGCAGTTCATAGAGACATTCAACCTGACAGCGTTGCTCGACACATTCATAAGTCTGCTCGGTGCGTTCATTCTCGGCACGCTGATCGGCGTCGAGCGGCAATATCGGCAACGCAGCGCCGGGCTGCGCACCAACGTTCTTGTCGCCGTGGGTGCTGCAGCCTTCGTGGATCTCGCACTTCTTATTGCGGGGACGGAGGGGGCTGCCCGTGTCATCTCCTATGTGGTGTCGGGCGTGGGCTTCCTCGGCGCGGGCGTCATCATGAAAGAGGGAGGCAATGTCCGCGGATTAAACACAGCGGCAACGCTATGGGCCTCGGCGGCCGTCGGAGCCTGCGCCGGAGCGGACAGGCTCGCGGAGGCCGGCCTCGTCACGCTGTTCATCCTCGCTGGCAACACATTGCTGCATCCACTTGTCAATGCAATCAACCGGCTCCCTATCGACGAGGGCAGCTCAGAAGCCAACTACGAGGTGCGGGTGCTCGCGGAGACACATCTCGCGCCGGATATCCGGGAACGCATTACAGAGGTGTTGAAGAAGGCGAAGTATCCGGTGGCCGACATCGAGATGGAGCCGAGCACCGATGACCGTACACAGATCGTCGCGACGCTGGTGAGCACCACGGTCGACGCCCAGGAACTCAATACCGCCGTCAGCTCGATACGACGGCTTGCAGGCGTGCGGCGTGTCAGCTGGGAGGTCAGCACACTCGACGTCTGA
- a CDS encoding ABC transporter permease, which translates to MIRDPEARTGAFASILLSPITVLYLLFLLAPISYFLAVSFFKYSPAELFIPGFTTENYSRLLFDSYYRNVIYSTFRIAAVVTVISLVFAYALAYFLARMTSGWRSLLMFLIVAPLMTGIIVRTYGWIVLLGSDGLINRLMMLVGLIAAPVELLHREGTVIVALVHIMLPYMVFPIFSSLTSQDRHLVPAASTLGARPLRAFLEVTLPLSRSGIVMGSALVFTLTAGSVVTPQLLGGRDVTMMGQTIYNLVLSTFNWPLGAAVAALLVLTQFLVISLYFRKTRGAH; encoded by the coding sequence ATGATCCGCGATCCCGAGGCCAGGACCGGTGCCTTCGCGAGCATCCTGCTGAGCCCAATCACCGTATTGTATCTGCTCTTTCTGCTCGCGCCGATAAGCTATTTTCTCGCCGTCAGCTTCTTCAAATATTCTCCCGCCGAGCTGTTCATTCCGGGGTTCACGACGGAAAACTACAGTCGTCTTCTCTTCGACAGCTATTACCGCAATGTCATCTACTCGACGTTCCGTATCGCCGCGGTGGTCACGGTCATCTCGCTCGTCTTCGCCTACGCGCTCGCCTATTTCCTGGCCCGCATGACAAGCGGCTGGCGCAGCCTGCTGATGTTCTTGATCGTCGCCCCGCTGATGACCGGCATCATCGTGCGCACTTATGGCTGGATCGTGCTGCTCGGCAGCGACGGATTGATCAACCGCCTGATGATGCTCGTCGGCCTCATCGCGGCTCCGGTGGAGCTCCTGCACCGCGAGGGAACGGTTATTGTCGCACTCGTTCACATCATGCTGCCCTATATGGTGTTTCCGATATTCTCCTCGCTGACGAGCCAGGATCGCCATCTGGTGCCGGCGGCGAGCACGTTGGGCGCTCGCCCCCTCCGTGCCTTTCTCGAAGTCACCTTGCCGCTCAGCCGCTCCGGTATCGTAATGGGCTCGGCCCTGGTGTTCACCCTGACGGCGGGCTCAGTTGTCACGCCGCAACTCCTGGGCGGGCGCGACGTCACCATGATGGGACAGACGATCTACAATCTCGTTCTGTCGACCTTCAATTGGCCGCTAGGCGCGGCGGTTGCCGCGCTGCTCGTTCTCACCCAGTTCCTGGTCATTTCTCTCTATTTCCGGAAAACACGCGGTGCACACTGA